The following are encoded in a window of Acidicapsa ligni genomic DNA:
- a CDS encoding FAD-dependent oxidoreductase, translated as MAITVTQQDARYESLKKSRNLRWPASQDEYASRIVLCESVEDLAEALQRTVDAGMRPTVRSGGHCYEDFVVNNPDGVILDVSLLAPRRRPGEGKPIWIGPGEHLGDIYLDLYKRYGVTIPAGTCYSVGAGGHISGGGYGLLSRLHGVTSDWLTGIDILTVDNKGKVVTRHTDKEHDPDLFRACRGAGGGNFGIITGFHFDKLPQAPKDIVHTGLSFDWATMTEERFTSILQTYGNYWETRGKEADTFGLFAVLTLSHKSSEHFGIGVQFCNVDGTATDLTILHEFLDRFAQCKPRPNDAIRPGDRSHVQIKAAQIPCAEPRPMRSKPYIEAAVDEAGGSASGRAKYKSTYMKKNFTVEEAKCIYDYLTRDLPDVDLGGFVVAIDSYGGAINQKHLMDETAVWQRSSIMKLQYQFYWQRAEEDAARVKWLKEFYSTLYSGTNVPAKFAGAPYPGELYEGCYINYPDSDMLEHSFWPQLYFGDGDLYPFLQGVKRKYDPGNIFHHAMSIRT; from the coding sequence ATGGCAATCACAGTTACGCAGCAAGACGCACGCTACGAATCGCTGAAGAAAAGTCGCAACCTGCGCTGGCCTGCTTCACAGGACGAGTATGCGAGCCGTATCGTGCTATGCGAAAGCGTTGAGGATCTGGCGGAAGCATTGCAACGCACGGTTGATGCAGGCATGCGGCCAACTGTGCGTAGCGGCGGGCATTGCTATGAAGACTTTGTCGTCAACAATCCCGATGGAGTGATTCTCGACGTAAGTCTGCTTGCGCCCCGTCGCCGGCCAGGAGAAGGAAAGCCAATCTGGATTGGGCCCGGCGAGCATCTTGGCGATATCTATCTCGATTTATATAAGCGCTACGGAGTTACGATTCCCGCGGGCACATGTTATTCCGTCGGCGCGGGAGGACACATCAGCGGCGGTGGATACGGGCTGCTTTCGCGCCTGCATGGTGTGACTTCAGACTGGCTTACCGGGATCGATATCCTCACCGTTGATAACAAGGGAAAAGTAGTTACCCGGCACACCGATAAGGAACACGATCCGGATCTTTTCCGTGCATGTCGCGGCGCGGGCGGCGGCAACTTCGGCATCATTACCGGCTTTCATTTTGACAAGCTCCCGCAAGCCCCGAAAGACATCGTGCATACCGGATTGTCCTTTGACTGGGCGACGATGACCGAGGAGCGCTTCACCTCCATCCTGCAAACCTATGGCAACTACTGGGAGACGCGCGGGAAAGAAGCCGACACCTTTGGCCTCTTTGCGGTGCTGACGCTTTCGCATAAATCGTCGGAGCACTTTGGGATCGGAGTGCAGTTCTGCAATGTCGACGGCACTGCGACTGACCTTACTATCCTGCATGAGTTTCTGGACCGCTTCGCGCAGTGCAAGCCACGCCCGAATGATGCAATCAGGCCTGGAGACAGGTCGCATGTGCAGATAAAGGCGGCGCAGATTCCCTGTGCGGAGCCGCGCCCCATGCGCAGTAAACCTTATATCGAAGCTGCTGTAGACGAAGCTGGCGGCTCAGCCAGTGGGCGCGCCAAGTATAAGTCGACTTACATGAAGAAGAACTTTACCGTCGAAGAAGCCAAGTGTATCTATGACTATCTGACGCGTGATTTGCCTGACGTTGATCTTGGCGGCTTTGTCGTGGCCATCGACTCTTACGGGGGCGCAATCAATCAGAAACATCTGATGGATGAGACTGCTGTCTGGCAGCGGTCATCCATCATGAAGCTGCAATATCAGTTCTATTGGCAGCGGGCTGAAGAAGATGCAGCGCGCGTAAAGTGGCTGAAAGAGTTCTATAGCACCTTGTATTCAGGGACGAATGTCCCGGCGAAGTTTGCCGGTGCTCCATATCCTGGAGAGTTATATGAGGGGTGCTATATCAACTATCCCGATTCCGATATGCTGGAGCATTCTTTCTGGCCGCAACTGTACTTCGGCGATGGTGATCTATATCCGTTTTTGCAGGGCGTGAAGCGAAAGTACGATCCAGGAAACATCTTTCATCACGCAATGTCGATTCGCACATAA
- a CDS encoding oligosaccharide flippase family protein — MKLFRLRPFETGTAEGRSQERYRRAALTAISSGMVKAVMALTLFVSVPLTLHYLGTERYGLWMTISAVIGVLGFSDLGINNSLMNGIAKANGRDDQQLAKEYVSSAFFLLTLVALCLGIAFAIAYPWIPWGTFFRVQSPQALAEAGPAVAVFAACFLLSIPAGIVSRVQAGYQEGLAANLWAAFGSIFALLFLLVVIHLRGSLSFLVLAMAGAPILALALNSVVQFCIRRPWLFPSWRSVKAVVLKNLLRLGFLFLILQLGGAIAFSSDNIVIARILGPEAVTQYSVPSRLFSLVTLASSFIVAPLWPAYGEALERRDDAWIRRTLLRSLLIVTGVSVAISAVLVTFGSVIIRLWVGQSIHPSTFLLVALGLWGVLSSISSTVAVFLNGLSVVRFQVIIAVIGAFMNIVLSVYLTRRIGIPGVICGSIVSQVLVTGFPYFWYVQRYIKNGLPAQRVTVDEKF; from the coding sequence ATGAAACTGTTTCGCCTCCGGCCGTTTGAGACCGGTACGGCAGAAGGACGCTCGCAGGAGAGATACCGTCGTGCTGCCCTGACGGCAATCTCGTCTGGGATGGTGAAGGCCGTCATGGCGCTGACGCTTTTTGTGTCCGTTCCTCTGACGCTTCATTACCTGGGCACGGAACGGTACGGCCTTTGGATGACGATCAGTGCGGTGATCGGGGTTCTCGGCTTCTCCGACCTTGGCATCAATAACAGCCTGATGAATGGAATTGCCAAGGCGAATGGGAGAGACGATCAGCAACTGGCAAAGGAATATGTTTCCAGCGCGTTCTTTCTCCTGACCCTCGTAGCTCTTTGCCTAGGCATTGCCTTCGCCATTGCCTACCCATGGATTCCCTGGGGGACGTTTTTCCGCGTCCAGTCACCGCAAGCTTTGGCTGAGGCTGGTCCGGCAGTTGCCGTGTTCGCAGCCTGCTTTCTCCTGAGCATTCCCGCTGGAATTGTCAGTCGTGTGCAGGCTGGATATCAGGAGGGCCTTGCCGCCAACCTCTGGGCTGCTTTTGGAAGTATCTTCGCTCTCCTTTTTCTACTCGTTGTCATCCACCTTCGGGGCTCCCTGTCGTTTCTGGTTCTGGCTATGGCCGGTGCGCCGATTCTTGCTCTTGCGCTGAATAGCGTTGTCCAGTTTTGCATTCGACGTCCGTGGCTGTTCCCATCCTGGCGGAGCGTCAAGGCCGTGGTGCTGAAGAACCTCCTGCGGTTAGGTTTTCTTTTTCTGATATTGCAACTCGGGGGCGCGATCGCTTTTTCCTCGGATAACATTGTCATCGCGAGGATTCTGGGACCGGAAGCGGTGACACAGTACTCGGTGCCATCCAGGCTTTTTAGTCTGGTAACTCTGGCAAGTTCCTTTATCGTTGCGCCTCTATGGCCTGCCTACGGCGAGGCATTGGAGAGGCGCGACGATGCCTGGATTCGAAGAACCCTCCTTCGCTCCCTCCTCATCGTTACTGGCGTGTCCGTCGCGATAAGTGCAGTTCTGGTTACTTTTGGTAGCGTGATCATCCGTCTATGGGTTGGCCAAAGTATCCATCCATCCACATTTCTCCTGGTGGCGCTGGGACTGTGGGGGGTGCTGTCCTCTATAAGCTCAACCGTGGCCGTATTCCTGAACGGACTGTCTGTGGTGCGCTTCCAAGTGATCATTGCAGTCATAGGGGCTTTCATGAACATCGTCCTTTCCGTCTACCTAACCCGCAGAATCGGCATTCCGGGGGTTATCTGCGGATCTATTGTGAGTCAGGTTCTAGTAACCGGCTTCCCCTACTTTTGGTATGTGCAACGCTACATCAAGAACGGACTGCCCGCTCAGCGAGTTACGGTCGATGAAAAGTTTTGA
- a CDS encoding lactonase family protein, producing MSLPTRWSRRAFVQGVGYASAASAVGTLLPASAALSLHQDAPGFAYVGSAAHGGKLLVFSVSGNRWTLQQRVASRVPASLALHPHGRFLYTVNQVDETDGLPRGSVEAYAIASDGRITLLNRQPLALSAVRPRQLAISPDGSSLVVAVHGGGAYNLLSIKKDGALEPVRSRLKETGSGLHPQLQASAHPHTAIFDPTGRFLFATDEGCDRLSAFAIHEGKLARRQQVQTAAGSGPGHAVIHDSGSLFYVANGAANGLQGSIAGYRIDISTGRIEGLLSSVNMPSSSVANGLHLRGNILYAASTDGVSVWQINPQTGGLTQTQQWSDGSPEALATTADGRAMIALDRTRNRVMHAVVAPTSGRLLESSAVAEIDAPISIALRA from the coding sequence ATGAGTTTGCCAACGCGATGGAGCCGCAGAGCTTTTGTGCAAGGTGTGGGATACGCATCCGCAGCGAGTGCAGTCGGAACTCTGTTGCCCGCAAGCGCTGCGCTCTCATTGCATCAAGACGCGCCTGGCTTTGCGTATGTGGGATCTGCTGCGCATGGTGGCAAGTTACTCGTGTTCTCTGTAAGCGGCAATCGTTGGACATTGCAACAGCGCGTTGCGAGCCGTGTGCCTGCATCGTTGGCGCTTCATCCACATGGCCGGTTTCTTTACACTGTCAACCAGGTTGACGAGACCGATGGGCTTCCGCGAGGCAGCGTGGAGGCTTATGCGATTGCTTCCGATGGCCGGATTACATTGTTGAATCGTCAGCCACTGGCGCTCTCTGCGGTGCGTCCTCGACAACTCGCGATCTCTCCTGACGGAAGTTCTCTTGTCGTGGCCGTGCATGGCGGAGGCGCGTACAACCTGCTATCCATCAAAAAAGATGGGGCTCTTGAACCGGTACGCAGCCGATTGAAGGAAACGGGTTCAGGTCTTCATCCACAGCTTCAGGCTTCGGCACATCCTCATACTGCGATCTTCGATCCCACAGGACGATTCCTTTTTGCAACGGATGAGGGCTGTGATCGCTTGAGTGCGTTTGCAATTCACGAAGGTAAGCTGGCGCGTCGACAGCAGGTGCAGACCGCTGCCGGTAGCGGACCTGGGCATGCGGTGATACATGATTCAGGCTCACTGTTCTATGTTGCCAATGGGGCCGCCAACGGGCTGCAAGGCTCAATTGCGGGCTATCGAATAGATATCTCTACCGGGCGGATTGAGGGGCTTCTCAGCTCCGTAAATATGCCTTCCAGCAGCGTCGCAAATGGACTCCACCTGCGAGGAAATATCCTCTATGCCGCGAGCACGGATGGGGTTTCAGTATGGCAGATCAATCCTCAAACGGGCGGGCTGACGCAGACGCAACAGTGGTCCGATGGCTCTCCCGAAGCACTCGCCACCACCGCAGATGGCCGCGCCATGATTGCCCTTGATCGCACACGAAATCGCGTGATGCACGCAGTAGTTGCGCCCACGAGCGGGCGGCTCCTGGAAAGCTCAGCGGTAGCCGAGATCGATGCGCCCATCAGCATCGCATTAAGGGCATAG
- a CDS encoding RraA family protein — MRRWIISSRLSRLLGCLAIVVGSIFTVTRLVNADAPKTADDYAKDPAGMVEAYRHVEAASVSDAIEQLLHEKRYMSHRMQSIFPAKFAGTALTVKLIKDENHDPDALSGMLKAIDSGGPGAVYVMTVEDGADIAGMGGLMGTAMFSRGFAGAVVDGGVRDLPQLKRIGFPVYSTGPVPSTSVSHYRFGGINVPVVCDGVKVAANDIIVADQDGVVVVPRDKAAEILVLAQHLDESEHSMYPYIEKYHSIVEAVKQFGRI, encoded by the coding sequence TTGAGGCGATGGATAATTTCGTCCAGGCTTAGCCGTTTACTTGGATGCCTGGCAATCGTCGTAGGCAGTATCTTCACAGTTACGCGTTTGGTGAATGCCGATGCGCCAAAAACTGCAGATGACTATGCAAAAGATCCCGCGGGCATGGTTGAGGCATACCGCCATGTTGAAGCCGCTTCCGTCTCTGATGCCATAGAACAACTGCTGCACGAGAAGCGATATATGTCGCACCGGATGCAGTCGATCTTCCCTGCTAAATTTGCCGGCACCGCGCTGACAGTCAAGCTGATCAAGGATGAAAACCATGATCCCGACGCGCTCTCGGGCATGTTGAAAGCTATCGATTCCGGTGGGCCTGGAGCAGTCTACGTGATGACCGTGGAAGATGGCGCGGACATTGCAGGCATGGGTGGACTGATGGGAACGGCGATGTTTTCACGCGGGTTTGCAGGCGCAGTCGTCGATGGTGGCGTACGCGATCTGCCGCAATTGAAGAGGATTGGATTTCCCGTGTACTCGACCGGGCCTGTGCCTTCAACTTCCGTGAGCCATTATCGTTTCGGCGGAATCAACGTGCCAGTCGTTTGCGATGGCGTGAAAGTCGCCGCAAACGATATCATCGTGGCCGATCAGGATGGCGTGGTCGTGGTGCCTCGTGATAAAGCTGCGGAAATACTGGTGCTGGCGCAGCATCTGGACGAGAGCGAGCACTCAATGTATCCGTATATCGAAAAGTATCATTCGATTGTGGAAGCAGTGAAGCAATTCGGACGGATATAG
- a CDS encoding RidA family protein, translated as MEQTSRRGLLKNAAMAAAAVGGAAVLSETASAKTAKMEKKSYPPPKEGETPLFSGAVSFGNLLFLAGVGAHFQGTIEEHTKHVLDELEKNLTAAGSSMDKVLKVNVYLNDIKDWPRMNTVYKGRWGSIPPVRTTIAAAGGIPGDSLVEIDLIAYI; from the coding sequence ATGGAACAGACGTCCAGACGAGGTCTTCTTAAAAATGCAGCCATGGCTGCCGCAGCAGTAGGTGGAGCAGCGGTGCTGAGTGAAACGGCTTCGGCCAAGACAGCCAAGATGGAGAAGAAGAGCTATCCTCCACCGAAGGAAGGCGAAACTCCCTTGTTCAGTGGTGCCGTTTCCTTTGGCAACCTGCTGTTTCTGGCCGGTGTTGGAGCGCACTTTCAAGGCACGATTGAAGAGCACACCAAGCATGTACTGGATGAGTTGGAGAAGAATCTGACTGCAGCAGGATCGTCTATGGACAAAGTGCTCAAGGTCAATGTCTATCTGAATGACATCAAGGATTGGCCGCGTATGAACACCGTTTACAAAGGCCGCTGGGGCAGCATTCCTCCTGTGCGGACGACGATTGCCGCAGCCGGTGGAATCCCCGGTGATTCACTGGTGGAAATCGATCTGATCGCGTACATCTAA
- a CDS encoding aminotransferase class V-fold PLP-dependent enzyme yields MSLFRSVRPSRRDVLKQSGMLTALSAATPLTAILGSGTEAAAQSTDGPATSKGISGDNLFTRIGVRPILNARGTFTIITGSSSLPQVKQAMMEASNYFVHLDELMPAVGAEIAKLTGAEAAIVTTGCEAAIALATVACVAGTDPERTQALPYKKAKSQVIIPKHSRNPYDFGVRMCGVEIVEVDSEEELHAKISDQTAMIYILSSPSTEKGPLSIQNICSIAKTKGIPVFVDAAAEEPLVPNIHFAHGATLVGYSGGKCMRGPQAAGLLLGQKDLVEAAWFNAAPHHNWGRAFKVGKEEIMGMLAAVRQWYKRDHEAEQREWRSWLGTIESKVKALPSVKTQYLEAEDLSNRSPRLAIHWDAEKLGITGTELVDRLDKGTPRILVEGGSGRRPDHMQSSISIMPYMMAPGQDRIVADAIYEILTHPGHYENPVIPQGTVAQIAGDWAVSIHYSRGTGEQHFALSQDGDKLSGTQVGENYKADLKGTMHADHVELTSNMQVSGNEIPWAFHGVVSGSSISGTVHMGEYGEATWTAVKS; encoded by the coding sequence ATGTCGCTTTTTCGCAGTGTTCGCCCTTCGCGGCGGGATGTTCTGAAGCAATCGGGAATGCTGACCGCTCTGTCGGCAGCTACTCCTTTGACCGCAATTTTAGGCTCCGGAACAGAAGCTGCGGCTCAATCGACAGACGGACCGGCCACCAGCAAAGGGATTAGCGGCGATAATCTCTTCACCAGGATTGGCGTGCGGCCGATTCTGAATGCGCGTGGAACATTCACCATCATCACCGGCTCAAGCTCACTGCCGCAGGTAAAACAAGCGATGATGGAGGCGTCTAACTACTTCGTCCATCTCGATGAGCTGATGCCTGCCGTCGGCGCTGAAATCGCGAAGCTTACCGGTGCTGAAGCGGCAATTGTAACCACAGGCTGCGAAGCAGCGATTGCGCTGGCGACTGTGGCCTGCGTTGCCGGAACAGACCCGGAACGTACACAGGCGCTACCCTATAAGAAGGCCAAGTCCCAGGTAATTATTCCGAAGCACTCGCGCAATCCCTATGATTTTGGCGTGCGCATGTGCGGCGTGGAAATTGTCGAAGTTGATTCTGAAGAAGAGCTGCACGCAAAGATTTCTGACCAGACGGCGATGATTTACATTCTCTCCAGTCCTTCTACAGAAAAAGGCCCACTCAGCATTCAAAATATTTGTTCGATAGCCAAAACAAAGGGCATTCCCGTCTTTGTGGACGCGGCTGCGGAAGAGCCGCTGGTACCCAACATTCATTTCGCACATGGCGCCACGCTGGTAGGTTACTCCGGCGGCAAGTGCATGCGAGGGCCACAAGCCGCAGGCTTGCTCCTGGGGCAAAAGGATCTTGTCGAAGCGGCCTGGTTCAATGCCGCTCCGCATCACAACTGGGGCCGTGCGTTTAAGGTTGGCAAAGAAGAGATCATGGGTATGCTCGCAGCAGTGCGCCAGTGGTATAAGCGCGATCATGAGGCGGAGCAACGCGAGTGGCGTTCATGGCTGGGGACGATCGAGAGCAAGGTGAAGGCTCTACCCTCCGTTAAAACGCAGTATCTTGAAGCGGAAGATCTATCCAATCGTTCCCCGCGCCTCGCGATCCATTGGGATGCGGAGAAGCTTGGCATTACTGGAACCGAGTTGGTAGACCGGCTGGATAAAGGCACACCGCGCATTCTTGTGGAGGGCGGCTCAGGACGACGGCCAGACCACATGCAAAGTTCGATATCCATCATGCCTTACATGATGGCTCCAGGCCAGGATCGCATCGTTGCCGACGCGATTTATGAGATACTCACGCATCCGGGACATTATGAAAATCCAGTTATTCCACAAGGCACAGTGGCACAGATTGCCGGGGATTGGGCAGTTTCAATTCACTACAGCCGAGGCACAGGGGAACAGCATTTCGCCTTAAGCCAGGATGGAGACAAGCTGAGTGGCACCCAGGTCGGCGAAAACTACAAAGCCGATCTTAAAGGCACGATGCATGCAGATCATGTGGAGCTGACGAGCAACATGCAAGTCTCAGGCAATGAAATTCCCTGGGCTTTCCACGGCGTTGTCTCCGGCAGCTCGATCAGCGGCACGGTGCATATGGGAGAGTACGGCGAAGCCACTTGGACTGCAGTCAAGAGCTAG
- a CDS encoding response regulator — translation MKQIRVLLVEDHFLARMALHSVLSGHAQILVVGEASDGEEGLAMYKSLRPDVVVLDLRLPRVSGFEVLTRLRGEFANVRVVVLSNYQGSEDIYRAVRSGAMAYLTKDASGDDLINAIRNVDRGLRFLPRIALDRLAERIPESDLTPRESEVLACIAQGQSNREIGEALHIAEKTVRIHVSAVLDKLGARDRTQATIYAFQRGLVHLD, via the coding sequence ATGAAGCAGATACGAGTACTGCTGGTCGAAGACCATTTTCTGGCGCGCATGGCGTTGCATTCCGTGCTCTCAGGGCACGCGCAAATCCTCGTAGTGGGTGAAGCATCGGATGGCGAAGAAGGCCTGGCGATGTACAAATCGCTGCGGCCCGATGTCGTCGTGCTCGATTTGCGCCTGCCACGCGTGAGCGGATTTGAGGTACTGACGCGGCTGCGCGGCGAATTTGCGAATGTACGCGTCGTGGTGCTCTCAAACTACCAGGGTAGCGAAGATATTTATCGCGCGGTGCGTTCGGGCGCCATGGCCTACCTGACCAAAGACGCGAGCGGAGACGATCTGATCAATGCCATTCGCAATGTTGATCGTGGGTTAAGATTTCTGCCGCGAATTGCGCTGGACCGGCTGGCTGAACGCATTCCGGAGTCTGACCTGACACCCCGCGAGTCCGAGGTATTGGCGTGCATTGCGCAGGGGCAGTCGAACAGGGAGATCGGGGAAGCATTGCACATCGCAGAAAAAACGGTACGGATCCACGTGTCTGCCGTATTGGACAAACTTGGCGCGAGAGATCGAACCCAGGCAACGATCTACGCCTTTCAACGTGGGCTTGTGCATCTTGATTGA
- a CDS encoding PhzF family phenazine biosynthesis protein encodes MSKSTEAIGTLDYFVLDVFTKTRLTGNPLAVVLNPGNLTTELMQAIARETNLSETAFVERREPRVEQREGVRVRIFTTEEELPFAGHPTLGTASLLRSIAPECVLANTVTLALNVGAVPVRFDVQEPDAPAWPVRGEMTQKDPTFGQELDHAEVAALTGFAVEDFAPGRPIQVVSTGTAFAIVPLRSAAGLTKLRVRQQESAAYLKARGARWFYVLGPEDPIDPTASGSPAELAWRARLQFSGGEDPATGSAAGCAISYLVKHGVVASDQTVHLRQGVEMQRPSHIFLRANRNVASKEIRVTDVRVGGSTILVAKGQLFLP; translated from the coding sequence TTGAGTAAATCGACGGAAGCGATAGGAACTTTGGATTACTTTGTGCTGGATGTTTTCACGAAGACGCGATTGACTGGAAATCCACTCGCCGTTGTGCTCAATCCCGGCAACCTGACCACTGAACTGATGCAGGCAATCGCTCGCGAAACAAATCTCTCCGAGACCGCGTTTGTTGAACGCCGCGAACCCCGTGTGGAGCAGCGCGAAGGAGTGCGCGTCCGCATCTTTACCACCGAGGAGGAGTTGCCATTCGCAGGGCATCCCACGCTTGGCACGGCGAGCCTGTTACGCTCGATCGCTCCGGAATGCGTCTTGGCCAATACGGTCACACTGGCGTTGAATGTCGGAGCCGTTCCGGTTCGATTCGACGTGCAGGAGCCGGATGCGCCCGCGTGGCCGGTACGCGGCGAGATGACTCAAAAAGATCCCACCTTTGGCCAGGAACTGGATCACGCCGAAGTTGCCGCACTCACGGGCTTCGCGGTTGAGGACTTCGCCCCGGGCCGGCCCATTCAGGTTGTTTCAACCGGTACCGCTTTTGCCATCGTGCCATTGCGCTCTGCGGCGGGGTTAACGAAACTGCGCGTTCGACAACAGGAGTCTGCGGCTTATTTAAAGGCCCGTGGTGCGCGTTGGTTCTACGTGCTGGGCCCGGAAGACCCCATTGATCCCACAGCCTCGGGAAGCCCTGCGGAACTCGCCTGGCGGGCACGGCTACAGTTCAGCGGCGGAGAAGATCCTGCTACTGGTTCAGCGGCTGGATGTGCAATCAGCTATCTTGTGAAGCACGGCGTGGTGGCATCGGATCAAACCGTGCATCTGCGACAGGGAGTCGAGATGCAGCGACCAAGCCACATCTTTCTGCGAGCGAATAGGAATGTTGCGTCAAAAGAAATCCGTGTGACGGATGTACGCGTCGGCGGTAGCACTATTCTTGTTGCAAAGGGTCAGCTTTTCCTGCCGTGA